In Halichondria panicea chromosome 5, odHalPani1.1, whole genome shotgun sequence, the genomic stretch ATTGGTCATGCGATTGGTTTTTGGCACGAACAGAGTCGACCGGATAGAGATCAATATGTGAACATCCTCTTCGGTAATATTGTGAGCGACGAAGCTCAATTCATGAGAAAGAATGACAATGCAGTTGACTCATTAAACTCCATTTACGATTATGGATCAATCATGCATTATGGTCGAACATACTTTAAAAAACCAGGCTGCTCGGGATCTGGCTGTACAACCATTTCAGTTAACAACCAAGTTGAGTACAATCGACAAGGCAGGCCCTCTTTGGGACAGAGAAATGCACTAAGTGTTAACGATATTAGGCAAACGAATCTGCTTTATGGCTGCCCTGTGATGAATCTTGAAGTGTATATTCGGCACGCTCGAAATCTTAGAGACACAGACCCATGGCTAAACGACCCAGATCCCTATGTGAGAGTTCAAGCAAGACGGGCCAGCGATTCCGTGGTGACTAAATCTACCCGAGACATAGGAGGAACAACAAGTCCAACTTGGAATGAAAGGCTTAACTTTGGCTGTCAGATATGGAAAAATTTCGAATTACAAGTTTGGGACGAGGATAACTTTTTGACATTTGGAGACGATGAGATGTCGAATAAAGAGTTGGTCTCAGTGAGTCCTGGGAATCATATCAGCCAAAGGCATAATGCGCATGGTAACGGATATCTTATTTATGACTACAAATTGATTAAAGACACTAATGATTGCCGTCCCAATCGCTGCCAAAATGGTGGTACTTGTATTGACGAGTGTACAAGCTATCGATGCTTATGCCCACAAGGATATTCCGGAACCAATTGTGAATATCTGTCTGGGAATCTTGTAGTGTATGCTCGTTACGGTCGAAATCTTCCCGACAAAGATGGGTGGTGGAACAAAAGTGACCCATACATGGAGTTTATTGCAGTAGATAGATTCGGTAATTCGCGCAAACTAACCACAAGTGTTAAGTCGGGAAACCATAATCCAAACTGGAACCAGTCACTGAACTTTGGCCGTCGAGCTTGGAGCTACTTTCGAGTAAGGGTGTATGATTCTGATAATAATGCTGATGATGCAATGTCCAGTAGTGAGACCTTCTGGTTGCCCAGTCCAAATTATTCACGATCTTACGTTTCTCACAACTGCTACAGTGGTAATGCCGTGTTTGACTATTCTTACACTAAATGAAAACTCGATATACTAACTaaagactacatgtatagctacattATAACTGAGATTTTCCAGTTACTTGtgttgtgataattatgttgctgaTTGATTTTCCAATAGTATAGGTTTGAAGCTACGTTATAGTGTATATttgctacataattatctgtttAAAATTATTATCTCAATACATCACAATGAAGTGTTTTTGCTGTAATTCAGAAATTCGAGAAAGTTTATTTGATTATACGTGCATGCGCATGTATATACGCGAAGCATTAATCTTCCACTTCCCCCACACAATTTGTTTCGTTTTCTCTGGTGTTTTAATAATCTTGAACCATTACAACTTCAGCAGTATAGGTAGAGAGAACAGTGGTGGATCCAGGGTCAACCAGCCTTCCAGTTAatctacagtggaaccctctataacggacacctttggggaaaatgttttggcctttatacagaggtgacgtttgttgagaggttgttttgtacacaaactgttcatttgggacctgggtgcctggccgttattcggaggtggttgttaacagaggttccactgtatttctGTATATTAAACTTACTGATTCCAGTAGCTATACACAATGTACTGTCATGAAAACCCACTACAGagttctctcagcatgataaGAGGGTGGGTGGGGGCTGCCTACTGTCTGGGTCAGCTAGTCTGGGGcattgggggcttgagcacctcCCTGGTCTCTTAGACTATGTCTATCGCTCAGTACTGGTCCAGCTAGCAGGTATTAAGTAAAACCTCAGTGAAACCCTCCTTTCAcaattcctggatccgcccctggagAAGCTTTGGGACATGTTTATTGAAGAGGATAATGGATCAAATTCCTTAAAACGTATTGAGCGACGTGGGGCTGGAAAAGAAGGAGTGATTAATCTATGGATTAACGttattcaataattatgtgagagTTCAAGCAACACGGGCCAGCGATTCCGGGGGACTATATACGTCGACCTTACAGTGGATTTTCTCATTGGAAAACATGGTGGAATAAAAGTGATTAACTTGCGGTCTCTGCTCTGCGAAACGTATTATTGTTGGTTTTTGGCATGAGTAGAGCTGACCGGATAGagcgatataattatgcatgtatattactTTTACAAACCATCTCAGTTCATGAGAAATGATGATTACTGAAATTCACTCATTTGGCAGGCACCCCATGCAGTGCTATAGATATTAATATCTCAACATGCTCATTATGAGGTGACCTCGTTGCTTCCCTGCAGATACAGCTTATCTCCCTCATGATTGAACCACTAACAATGGCTGCCAGCACAACTCAGGTAAAGTATGTCAATGTATAGTTAAACGTGTTGCTTGTAAACATTTACAGTATAGCCAATGTAATTGTTACCTTAGTAACACCTACGTATACAGTATCTATACCATAGTCAATTCAAACATACgagtctctataattattagaataGTTGTAGTCTTACAATTGAACGACATGAAATATTTTTATTCCTGAAGGCTGGTATTTCATCGTCCAATGAGGTGATGACGTTACTGGGGGAGGTGGTCTCCATGCTCGCCGTCACTGACAACGGACGACATTGCTTGCTCTATGGGAGATGCAATAAGTAAGGACAACGACGATATAATATTACACTACAGACTCTACAGTAACTGTGAAAACTTCAAAAAAGGAATGCTTTGGGAAAATTATATATGTGTTGTTCTCGTAGATGCAGCGGTTCTCCATTTATTAGGAGCCACTGTGTTTGTTGTAGGGACTTAAATGCGTATCTATAGTAACTCCTTGTTGTACCGCCCCCACACAGATTATCGGAGGCCCCAGTCCATGTCATAGTGAAGTTTGTGATAGACGCTCTAACCACCTTCACCCGACAGCATCAGTCGACTAACCTCAGATCTAGAGAGGCCATTGCGTGGTTATCCGTTTGTAGGCATCTTTACAACACTAGCCATGGGCTGTTAGTGATTGAGCGTTACCAGCTGCACAGGCACATAGCAACCGCTTGGAagaaggtgtgtgggtgtgggtgtgtgtgtgtgtggtacgtGGGTGTAATGATATGGACTAGATAAACACATGCAGCGTCTGGTATTGTCTCAGGAAATACAATAGTAGCAATATACACTACCTTACGGTCATGAACATAAATTAAGTAACGGATGTCACCCACTCTTagatacgtatatatatatatatatatacatgtaataaaataAAAAGACCACTTTAGTTCCCTGTTCCCAGGAAACCAGATCCTTATATTTGTATTGTTAAATCTCTATTCATTTGTAGTTCTTCAATTCATATTTATTTTTGCGTGCAACCtacgtacatgacattgtacatgctGTATACATAATCCCTAACATTAAGTGTAGTATAAAGTACGTGTGTAACttttctctataattataacacatcTTACAGGTTAAAGGTTCCACGGATCAATCTATGGTTGAAGACAGCTATTCACTAGAGGAATCATTGATCGACAATCTCCTCAACTTTGCTGTAACGCCCAAAGTA encodes the following:
- the LOC135335979 gene encoding uncharacterized protein LOC135335979 — encoded protein: MKNGLFERDLKLSKEFILDHYNFSSIPGGEKLRDLLIEKDDRSNSSKRIERRGAVKKGAINLWTDGIVRYRISSGISQSTAALIRRAMDHFEDHTCLSFVTANSGDYIDFVNTDSRCYSWIGRRGGRQVINLESTGCEHFGVVVHEIGHAIGFWHEQSRPDRDQYVNILFGNIVSDEAQFMRKNDNAVDSLNSIYDYGSIMHYGRTYFKKPGCSGSGCTTISVNNQVEYNRQGRPSLGQRNALSVNDIRQTNLLYGCPVMNLEVYIRHARNLRDTDPWLNDPDPYVRVQARRASDSVVTKSTRDIGGTTSPTWNERLNFGCQIWKNFELQVWDEDNFLTFGDDEMSNKELVSVSPGNHISQRHNAHGNGYLIYDYKLIKDTNDCRPNRCQNGGTCIDECTSYRCLCPQGYSGTNCEYLSGNLVVYARYGRNLPDKDGWWNKSDPYMEFIAVDRFGNSRKLTTSVKSGNHNPNWNQSLNFGRRAWSYFRVRVYDSDNNADDAMSSSETFWLPSPNYSRSYVSHNCYSGNAVFDYSYTK